From the genome of Cellvibrio japonicus Ueda107, one region includes:
- the tnpB gene encoding IS66 family insertion sequence element accessory protein TnpB (TnpB, as the term is used for proteins encoded by IS66 family insertion elements, is considered an accessory protein, since TnpC, encoded by a neighboring gene, is a DDE family transposase.): MIQWDDVPVYVHRQPVDFRKSINGLSVLVQESMALEVFSRSVFVFGNRTRNKIKILYWDKTGFCLWYKRLEKDKFKWPRRGDDVLSLTNEQFDWLLRGLDIEKLQPHTEKYFFSVS; encoded by the coding sequence ATGATCCAGTGGGATGATGTGCCGGTATACGTACACCGGCAACCGGTGGATTTTCGCAAATCCATTAATGGGTTGAGTGTCTTGGTGCAGGAGTCCATGGCACTGGAGGTATTTTCCCGATCCGTGTTTGTGTTTGGCAATCGCACCCGCAATAAAATAAAAATCCTCTACTGGGATAAAACCGGGTTTTGTCTGTGGTACAAGCGGCTGGAAAAAGACAAATTCAAATGGCCACGCCGGGGCGATGACGTGTTATCCCTCACCAATGAACAGTTCGATTGGTTATTACGTGGATTGGATATCGAAAAGCTACAACCGCATACTGAAAAATATTTCTTTTCTGTCAGTTAA
- the tnpC gene encoding IS66 family transposase: MKNISDLVQENIELQKIVANKDDIISLHERSLQEKEQSLHAKEKRIRLLEEYILSLQQKQFGSSSEKQEVLQAELVFTEAEDTAEAEAPEQVDAFADDTVVVAEHKRKKKRASIPKELHRIEITHDLPEDQKCCPHDGSLLKPIGFESHEQLDIIPASVRVLHHKRLKYACPCCENYLVTAKKPAQPIEKSIASPGLLAHIATQKYVDAMPLYRQTDIFKRIGVEMDRTTLANWMIRCGNLVQPLINLLHERMLEQTILHADETRVQVLNETGRAAETQSFMWVLRSTQPTCAAVLYRYEPTRSGKVITELLRDFNGALMTDGYAAYNAPCEKKGITHLACWAHARRKFIEAQKIQAKGKTGKADQAIAFIQQLYGIEKAIKDKTPEEKYQLRQTQSLPVLQKIKVWLDKGLAHSPPQSLIGKALHYLHEQWPKLVRYVESGDYPIDNNAAENAIRPFVIGRKNWLFSTSPKGATASANLYSVIETAKANGLEPYGYLKTIFTELPNATSLEQIEALLPWNYKDGVS; the protein is encoded by the coding sequence ATGAAAAATATTTCTGACCTTGTGCAAGAAAATATCGAACTGCAAAAAATAGTTGCGAATAAAGACGACATTATTTCATTGCATGAGAGATCCCTTCAAGAAAAAGAACAATCCCTTCACGCCAAAGAAAAGCGCATTCGCCTCCTTGAGGAATACATCCTCTCGCTTCAGCAAAAACAATTTGGCAGTTCCAGTGAAAAGCAGGAAGTGCTTCAAGCGGAGCTGGTCTTTACCGAAGCGGAGGATACCGCGGAAGCCGAAGCCCCTGAACAAGTGGATGCCTTTGCCGATGACACGGTTGTTGTAGCGGAGCATAAACGCAAGAAGAAACGTGCATCCATTCCCAAAGAGCTACATCGTATCGAGATTACCCACGATCTGCCTGAGGATCAAAAATGCTGTCCGCACGATGGATCGTTATTAAAACCCATCGGTTTTGAATCCCACGAACAATTAGACATTATCCCCGCCAGTGTTCGGGTGTTACATCACAAACGATTGAAATACGCCTGCCCCTGTTGCGAAAACTATCTTGTGACCGCAAAGAAACCCGCACAACCGATTGAAAAAAGTATCGCCTCACCCGGGCTGTTGGCCCATATTGCCACGCAAAAATATGTAGATGCCATGCCGCTGTATCGCCAGACGGACATTTTCAAACGTATTGGTGTGGAGATGGATCGCACTACACTCGCCAACTGGATGATCCGTTGTGGAAACCTGGTGCAGCCATTAATTAACTTGCTGCACGAAAGAATGTTGGAACAAACGATTCTTCATGCGGATGAAACGCGTGTGCAGGTGTTGAATGAAACCGGTCGTGCGGCTGAAACACAGAGTTTTATGTGGGTATTGCGCAGTACGCAACCCACGTGTGCAGCAGTGCTTTATCGCTACGAACCGACACGCAGTGGAAAAGTAATCACGGAATTGCTACGTGATTTTAATGGCGCACTCATGACCGATGGCTATGCAGCTTACAACGCACCTTGTGAAAAAAAGGGTATTACCCATTTAGCCTGTTGGGCACATGCGCGTCGCAAGTTTATCGAGGCACAAAAAATCCAGGCGAAGGGAAAAACCGGTAAAGCAGATCAAGCGATTGCGTTTATCCAGCAGCTCTATGGAATAGAAAAGGCGATTAAGGACAAAACGCCGGAAGAAAAATATCAACTGAGACAAACACAATCGCTGCCGGTGTTACAAAAAATAAAAGTCTGGTTGGATAAAGGCTTGGCACATTCACCGCCACAATCGTTGATTGGAAAGGCATTGCATTATTTGCATGAACAATGGCCGAAGCTGGTTCGCTATGTGGAATCGGGGGATTATCCGATTGATAACAATGCAGCGGAGAATGCAATCCGCCCGTTTGTGATTGGGCGAAAAAACTGGCTATTCTCCACAAGTCCCAAAGGGGCCACGGCGAGTGCAAATTTATACAGTGTGATTGAAACCGCCAAGGCCAATGGGCTGGAGCCTTATGGGTATTTAAAAACAATCTTCACTGAATTACCCAATGCGACAAGCCTCGAACAGATCGAGGCATTATTACCGTGGAATTACAAGGATGGGGTTAGTTAG
- a CDS encoding fibronectin type III domain-containing protein, which yields MKKLFFFLLCLGVGMSCHAHENFITRQDHQLFDGKKLFRFAGIQFPELHRIEDDSKGVCHLDPRGWGQFFKWPTADEQENWIKSLVHTGHKAMRVYVLSIEQEFDHACNRQTHIMKPATPNAMPRLNPIAMEHYDRMIALSDKYGLRLILPIVDHWPWWGGREQLAAFYGEKPEDFYNTNSKTFKAYLNIIEQLLTRKNTITGREYRDEKAIMAWETGNELQDTTADFLRITAAHIKNLDKNHLVVDGTYKKINEFALNDPNVDIISNHYYENAGNLSPSTVTDDLTAIKGKKAYLIGEFGLLSSQQLEEIMNAAVDTKINGASAVGAFIWGGRGRRHNGGFYWHLEPANNKTYSYHLPGFADGDANEEITVVNMVRHAIARMDGEKAMRPLPIPEAPLLRTIFSEKNIQWLGSSTGRHYTVERAENPKGPWKVIGKNISDGKNKFNPDSDSLFSDSSKFEAGKEYFYRVTAVNETGVSHASNIQSFKR from the coding sequence ATGAAGAAGCTATTTTTCTTTTTGCTTTGTTTAGGAGTAGGAATGTCTTGTCATGCGCATGAAAATTTCATTACCCGACAAGACCATCAATTATTTGATGGTAAAAAATTATTTCGTTTTGCAGGAATTCAATTTCCAGAACTCCATAGAATTGAAGACGACAGCAAGGGTGTTTGTCATTTGGATCCGCGCGGCTGGGGGCAATTTTTTAAATGGCCGACAGCAGATGAACAAGAAAACTGGATTAAATCTTTGGTGCATACAGGGCACAAAGCTATGCGGGTTTATGTGCTTTCTATAGAGCAAGAGTTTGATCATGCTTGTAACCGACAAACGCATATTATGAAACCTGCTACTCCAAATGCTATGCCCAGATTAAATCCTATAGCGATGGAACACTATGATCGAATGATTGCCTTAAGTGACAAATATGGATTACGTTTAATACTCCCCATTGTTGACCACTGGCCTTGGTGGGGAGGACGTGAGCAATTAGCAGCTTTCTATGGCGAAAAACCAGAAGATTTTTATAATACAAACAGTAAAACATTTAAGGCTTATTTGAATATTATTGAGCAGTTATTGACGCGTAAAAATACGATAACAGGAAGAGAATATCGAGATGAAAAAGCAATCATGGCCTGGGAAACTGGTAATGAACTGCAAGATACAACAGCAGATTTTCTTCGCATTACGGCTGCACATATCAAAAATCTGGATAAAAATCACCTGGTTGTAGATGGCACTTATAAAAAAATTAATGAGTTTGCCTTAAACGATCCCAACGTGGATATCATCTCCAATCATTATTATGAAAATGCAGGCAATTTATCCCCATCTACGGTCACTGATGATTTAACCGCTATTAAAGGTAAGAAAGCTTACTTGATAGGAGAGTTTGGTCTGTTATCATCGCAGCAATTAGAAGAAATTATGAATGCTGCTGTTGATACCAAAATTAATGGCGCTAGTGCAGTTGGAGCATTTATTTGGGGCGGCAGAGGCCGTAGGCACAACGGTGGTTTTTACTGGCATCTCGAACCTGCCAATAATAAAACATACAGTTATCATCTACCTGGTTTTGCAGATGGAGATGCGAATGAAGAGATTACTGTGGTGAATATGGTGCGGCACGCTATTGCGAGAATGGATGGTGAAAAAGCTATGCGCCCACTTCCTATTCCTGAAGCACCATTATTGCGTACCATATTTTCGGAAAAAAATATCCAATGGCTGGGCTCTTCCACAGGCAGGCATTACACTGTCGAAAGGGCTGAAAATCCCAAAGGCCCCTGGAAAGTCATTGGAAAAAATATTTCTGATGGGAAAAATAAATTTAATCCTGATAGCGACAGCCTTTTTTCAGACAGTAGCAAATTTGAAGCGGGTAAAGAATATTTTTACCGTGTAACTGCTGTTAATGAAACTGGTGTATCGCACGCATCCAACATCCAATCCTTTAAGCGCTAG